A genomic window from Vitis riparia cultivar Riparia Gloire de Montpellier isolate 1030 chromosome 18, EGFV_Vit.rip_1.0, whole genome shotgun sequence includes:
- the LOC117906917 gene encoding protein FAR1-RELATED SEQUENCE 5-like yields MKEKTIKREFEVKEEDVVNDDAYISGTYHLGGNGLKENVLKGISDEEVYKLQFDCIDEAETFYNMLAKVAGFSIRKNDLKRDKNGDIISRKWVCFREGQRATKFIENDKRQHEPQSLTRVGCEASFRVGLNRKDGKWIVKEFIGDHNHNLVDPISRKFLRSHPTVSNPDKA; encoded by the coding sequence ATGAAGGAGAAAACAATCAAGCGGGAGTTTGAAGTGAAGGAGGAGGACGTCGTCAATGACGATGCATATATCAGTGGCACTTACCACCTGGGTGGAAACGGTTTGAAAGAGAATGTGTTGAAGGGTATTTCAGATGAAGAAGTCTACAAATTGCAATTCGATTGCATAGATGAGGCTGaaacattttacaacatgttagcAAAAGTAGCCGGATTTAGTATTcgaaaaaatgatttgaagcGAGACAAGAATGGAGATATAATATCTCGAAAGTGGGTGTGTTTTAGAGAAGGACAGCGAGCGACaaagtttattgaaaatgaCAAGCGACAACATGAGCCACAATCATTGACTAGAGTTGGATGTGAAGCTTCATTTCGTGTAGGCTTGAATAGGAAAGATGGAAAGTGGATTGTAAAGGAATTTATAGGAgatcataatcataatttggTCGATCCTATTAGCAGAAAATTCCTTCGCTCTCATCCAACAGTAAGTAATCCAGATAAGGCATAA